The following are encoded together in the Daucus carota subsp. sativus chromosome 5, DH1 v3.0, whole genome shotgun sequence genome:
- the LOC108222524 gene encoding thiosulfate sulfurtransferase 18: MANFFYFLLRLIVILLLSSTSYSDVEVVTIDVHATKDLMNSGNHRYLDVRTEEEFKNGHVDVKNIVNIPYMFETPQGRVKNPKFMEQVLSTFKKDDNLIVGCQKGIRSVYATIDLLKSEFKQVYNMGSGYLAWIDNNLAVKIPEPEARSEEL; this comes from the exons ATGGCCAATTTCTTCTATTTTCTGCTTAGATTAATTGTAATTTTGCTTTTATCCTCCACTTCATACTCAGATGTCGAAGTGGTGACCATCGATGTCCATGCAACTAAAGACCTCATGAATTCCGGCAATCATCGATACCTTGATGTCAG AACCGAGGAAGAATTCAAGAATGGGCATGTCGACGTGAAGAATATCGTTAACATTCCTTACATGTTCGAAACTCCTCAAG GCAGGGTGAAGAATCCGAAGTTTATGGAACAAGTTTTATCGACTTTTAAAAAGGATGATAATCTTATAGTG GGGTGTCAAAAGGGGATCCGATCTGTTTATGCAACCATCGATCTTCTTAAATCT GAGTTCAAGCAAGTGTACAACATGGGAAGCGGATATCTGGCCTGGATTGACAACAACTTAGCTGTGAAGATACCGGAACCTGAAGCTCGTTCAGAAGAGCTCTGA